The following proteins are encoded in a genomic region of Drosophila willistoni isolate 14030-0811.24 chromosome 3R, UCI_dwil_1.1, whole genome shotgun sequence:
- the LOC26530154 gene encoding phospholipase A1 VesT1.02, which yields MKQFSVIAAFFAVVSRLSSGQRIDGDIGWNVPQMDGSVKWMEHKEFEETYATVHEIKPNTVEFYLYTNSNPLHGKKINRTSISIKDSPFRLNQGTYFVIHGWKGSYTDDMSIEITKALLSQSDCNVIVIDWVRGRDEYIPAVLAFPVAGYTVGRMIKFLSENQFTILTKVSISGLGLGAHVSGFAGRTVGYGKVQSIVGLDPAGPFFNNDFRDHRLTMYDAYYVETIQTNGDHYGLLQPLGKATFYVNGGKVQPGCGDNHLCSHMRSWMYYVEAIKLNNFGTYSCPDYQAFINNKCPSIFTRIRMGNIARNAYLAEGLYYVPVKEKSPHGYPPPH from the exons ATGAAACAATTCTCTGTAATAGCAGCATTTTTTGCAGTCG TCAGTAGGTTGTCAAGTGGGCAAAGAATTGATGGTGATATTGGGTGGAACGTACCACAGATGGATGGTTCGGTAAAGTGGATGGAGCATAAAGAATTCGAGGAAACTTATGCCACGGTTCATGAAATCAAACCCAATACTGTTGAATTCTATCTTTACACCAATTCAAATCCTTTACACGGCAAGAAAATTAACAGGACATCAATATCCATAAAGGACTCGCCCTTCCGACTTAATCAAGGCACTTATTTTGTAATACACGGATGGAAAGGTAGTTACACCGATGATATGAGCATCGAAATCACCAAGGCCTTGTTGTCTCAATCAGACTGCAATGTGATTGTCATCGATTGGGTCCGTGGCCGAGATGAATATATACCTGCGGTTTTGGCCTTCCCTGTCGCTGGTTACACGGTTGGGAGGATGATCAAGTTTCTGTCAGAAAATCAATTTACGATATTGACCAAAGTGTCTATTAGTGGTCTCGGTCTGGGCGCCCATGTATCTGGTTTTGCTGGCAGGACTGTTGGCTATGGCAAAGTCCAAAGTATAGTTGGTCTGGATCCTGCTGGTCCCTTTTTCAACAATGATTTTCGTGACCACCGCCTAACTATGTACGATGCCTACTATGTTGAGACCATTCAGACCAACGGGGACCATTATGGATTGTTACAACCCCTCGGAAAAGCTACCTTTTATGTGAATGGTGGCAAGGTTCAGCCCGGATGCGGTGACAATCATCTCTGTTCCCATATGCGGTCTTGGATGTACTATGTAGAAGCTATTAAATTGAATAACTTTGGCACCTACAGTTGCCCCGACTATCAGGCATTTATCAACAATAAATGTCCGTCAATTTTCACAAGGATACGCATGGGAAACATTGCACGAAATGCATACTTAGCTGAAGGTCTTTATTATGTGCCTGTTAAGGAGAAGTCACCTCATGGTTATCCTCCACCACATTAA
- the LOC6647787 gene encoding phospholipase A1, with protein sequence MKLLLALTFCVLAANASEIRENGENGWYVPQADGTFEWMDKEVAESYLEAHAELEGRSVLNPVTFYLYTQSNRDWAQEITASSSSISNSYFNPNNPTRITIHGWSSSKDEFINYGVRDAWFTQGDMNMIAVDWGRARSVDYASSVVAVPGVGEQVAKLINFLRDNHGLNLDTTMVIGHSLGAHVSGYAGKNVKNGQLHTIIGLDPALPLFSYDSPSKRLSSTDAWYVESIQTNGGSLGFLKPIGKGAFYPNGGKSQPGCGWDLTGSCSHSRSVIYYAEAVIADNFPTMRCGDYEEAVDKSCGNSYSSVRMGAVINAYMVSGDYYVPVNSEAPYGYGN encoded by the exons ATGAAATTGCTATTGGCTTTGACTTTCTGCGTGTTGGCGG CTAACGCCAGCGAGATTCGTGAGAACGGAGAAAATGGCTGGTATGTGCCCCAGGCTGATGGAACATTCGAATGGATGGACAAAGAGGTGGCAGAGAGCTATTTGGAGGCCCACGCTGAATTGGAAGGACGTAGCGTGCTGAACCCAGTCACTTTCTACCTGTACACACAATCCAATCGCGATTGGGCTCAAGAGATTACAGCTTCTTCGTCGTCCATCTCGAATTCATACTTCAATCCCAACAATCCCACGCGCATCACCATCCATGGTTGGTCTTCCAGCAAAGATGAGTTCATTAATTACGGCGTCCGTGATGCTTGGTTTACCCAGGGTGATATGAACATGATTGCCGTGGATTGGGGACGTGCCCGTTCCGTAGACTATGCCTCCTCAGTGGTTGCTGTTCCCGGTGTTGGAGAGCAGGTGGCTAAATTGATCAACTTCTTGCGCGATAATCATGGATTGAATCTGGACACTACCATGGTCATTGGACACAGTTTGGGTGCCCATGTGTCCGGCTATGCCGGTAAGAATGTCAAGAACGGACAATTGCACACGATCATTGGATTGGACCCTGCCCTGCCTCTGTTCAGCTACGATTCACCCAGCAAACGTCTCAGTTCCACTGATGCCTGGTATGTGGAGTCCATTCAGACTAATGGCGGTTCTCTTGGTTTCCTGAAGCCCATTGGCAAAGGTGCCTTCTATCCAAATGGTGGCAAATCGCAACCAGGATGTGGTTGGGATTTAACTGGCTCCTGTTCTCACAGCCGCTCTGTCATCTACTATGCCGAAGCTGTCATTGCCGATAATTTCCCCACCATGCGTTGCGGTGACTACGAGGAAGCCGTAGACAAGAGTTGCGGCAACTCCTACAGCTCAGTTAGAATGGGTGCTGTTATTAATGCCTACATGGTATCGGGCGATTACTATGTCCCCGTTAACAGTGAAGCCCCCTATGGCTATGGCAATTAA